CTGGCGGGCGATGCCGTGGGTCAGGCTCCACAGGCTGGGGTCGGCGATGGCGTGCTCGACCGTCGGATAGCCCTGGCGATTGTAGAAGGCGCTGCCGTCGTTGCGGGCCGATCGGGCGGTCCACACGGCGAGGTCGGGGCGCCCGATCTGGTTGCCGAACTCGATCGCGAGCTGGCGGTCGGCGTCGGTATGCACCGATTCGCTTACCGCGCGGACGAACAGCGCGGCTTCCTGGCGGTAGCCGCCGGCGTTGAGCGCCTGCAGTGCGCGGACCAGCCGGCGCGACTGGAAGGATTGGCGCTGGAGCGCGGTCGGGGTGGCGAACGTCGCCCCGGGCACAGGGACCGGGCGACCAAGCCGCTCGAGCGCCAGCTGGCCATAGAATAGTTCGGGATAGGCCGCGGCGCGGCTGAAATAGGAGGTGGCCTGGGCGTATTGCCCGGCCTGAGCGGCGGCACGACCGGCCCAGTAAGCGCCCTTGGAGACCACCTGGAGCGAGCGGCCGCCCTGCGAATAGCGGTCGAACATCGGCACGGCGTCGGCCGGACGATTCATGCCGCGCAGTGCGCTGACCCCGGCGAGCCAGGTCAGCAAGGTATAATCGTCGCGCACGCCATAGGATTGGAGTGCGAGCTGCGCCCCAGCGGGAAGCGCATCGTCGACTTGCCGAGCGATGTTGTAGGCCGTGGTGAACTGGCGGTCGCGCGCGGCGCCCTGCGCGGCGGCGAGTTGCAGCTCATACCATTTCTCGACGTCGACCGGACGGGTCGTGAACTGGTGCGGCCGGGCGAGCAGTTGGCGCAGCGCCGGGTCCCAGCCCGCGTCCTTCAGGTAACGCGCCCGTTCCATCATCAACCCGGCATCGGTGGTCACCTGGCCGATCACATGATTGTAGAGCGTCTCGGTATCGGGCGAGCGAAGCTGCATCGCGATGCGAGCGGCGAAGGCGGCCTGTCGTGCCGGGCTGGTCGAGGGCAGCAACCGCTGCGCGTTGGTCGTATTGCGCTCGAGCAGCAGGCGATCGACGCGGCGGTCCATGTCGGCGGTGGTGAACTGGCTGCCAAACCGCTGGTAGAGCGAATTTTCGTCGGTCGGCGTGAGGTTGGAGCCGGCCCACGCCTCGCGCGCGGCGGCAAGTGCTTCGGTCGCGCGGCCCTGCGTGGCGAGGCTTTCCGCCAGCCGAGTCCAGCCGTTGCCGGTGGTCGGCTGATCGGTGCGGAAGAAGGCGACGACGGTCGCGGCATCCTCGCCCGGCCGCATCTGCCTCTCGGCGGCGCGGCGCATACTGGTTTCGCCCGGCCAATCGGGATTGGCGATCAGAAAGCGCGCATAGTCGACGAAGGCGTAACCGCTCGACTGGCTCAGGCGCCGCCAGTCCTGGATCGCGCCGTTGACGTCGCCGGCATAGGAATAAGCCGCGGGGGAAACGACCGGCGCCGAGGGCACGGGCACCAGATATTGCGCCGAGCTCGCGAGAGCGGCGGAAGCCAGGGTGCCCGATAGTGCCACGGCCAATCGCGTCATGCTGGACATCATCCGCCCCCAGTCCTTATCGTCTGCTGAACGCCAGCGATTATTCGTTCTACAGGACCGGGAGACTCCCGGTGAGGGGGCACGCCCATGTTTTCCGGTTCATTCCCCGCGCTGGTGACTCCGTTCACCGCAGGCCAGTTCGACGAGGCCGCCTTTCGCGACCTGATCGAGTGGCAGATCGCCGAGGGGACGCATGGGTTGGTTGCCTGCGGCACCACGGGCGAGGCGGCGACGCTGAACTTCGAGGAGCATCGCCGGGTGGTAGAACTGGCGATCGAGGTCGCCGCGGGCCGGGTGCCGGTGATCGCGGGTTGCGGGGCGAATGATACGGCGCATGCGGTCAAGCTGACCGAAATGGCCGCCGAACTCGGCGCGGCGGCGGCGCTGCACGTGCCGCCTTATTACAATCGTCCGAACCAGGACGGCATCTACCTGCACCTGAGCCGGGTGGCGGAAGTTGGGATTCCGGTGGTGCTCTACAACGTGCCCGCGCGGACCGTGACTGACATATCGGTGGAGACGATGGGTCGGCTGGCGCAGTTGCCAAACGTGGTCGGGGTCAAGGATGCGACCGGCGCGATCGCGCGGGTGTCGGCGCAGCGCGCAGCCTGCGGGCCCGACTTCGTCCAGATTTCGGGCAATGACGACATGGCGCTGGCCTTCAACGCAATGGGCGGTCGCGGCTGTATCAGCGTCACAGCCAACGTCGCACCGAAGCTGTGCGCTGAGTTCCAGGAAGCGACTCTGCGCGGCGACTATGCCGCGGCGCTCGAGCTGCAGGACCGCCTGTTCCCGCTCCACGCCGCGCTCTTCACCGACGCCTCGCCGGGGCCGGTCAAATATGCGCTTGGCAAGGTGCGGCCGGGTTTCCCGACGGAATTGCGCGCGCCAATGACGCCGGCCGGCGAGGCGAGCCGGAAGGCGGTCGACGCGGCGCTGGCGCATGCGGGGCTTGTTCCCGGGGCATGACGCCCTCCGAGATTTTCTTCGGGCTAAGTTCGGTCATTCTCGGCCTGGCACTGACCGAGATTGCCTCGTCCATCGCGAAGCTGCTGCGGGCGGGGCGGCAGGTCCGCTGGGCCCCTGAGCCCGTGCTCCAGACCATCCTGATCATCATGATCCTCGTGTACGTCTGGGCGGACCAGTGGTGGTACCACGACCGCGCGTCCTTTACGGTCGGTCAGGCGCTGTTCCAGGTGGCGAAGCTGATGGCGCTCTACGTCGCTGCCGCCTCGGTGCTCGGCGAGCGCGAAGGCAAGATGAGTGTCGACCTCAAAGAGCATTATTATGCGTTGCGCGGGGTGACCTATGGTTCCCTTTGCATCAGCCTGAGCTTATTCGAGGCCTATGCCGTTGTCTTTGCGGTCGCGCCCCGGCCATTCGGATTCGAAAGGTTCCTAGCGGCTGCGTGGTTGCCCTTGGCGTATCTCATCGCCGCCGTCGTCCGCTGGAGGGCCTATCATCTCCTGCTGCTGGTCGGCGTGATCGTCTCATTTGCACGGGCCATCACCGTGATCGCGATCAAATAAGACGCCGGACAGGCTTTGCGCTCTGCGGCGCCTCGGCCTAGAGGGTCGGACCGCTCATGCCGAAACCGCTTCCCCCGACCTTCGACAAGCAGACCGTGGTCGCCGAGAACCGGCGGGCGCGGTACGATTATTTCGTCGAGGACCGGTTCGAGGCGGGGATCGAGCTCAAGGGCACCGAGGTCAAGGCGCTGCGCAACGGCGAAGGGTCGATCGCCGAAAGCTATGCGACGATGGATGGTGAGGAGATCGTGCTGATCAACTCGCACATCCCCGAATATAAGAACGGCAGCTACATGAACCACGAGCCGCGGCGGAAGCGGCGGTTGCTGCTGCGCAAGCGCGAGATCGACAAGTTGAACGGCGCGATCACCCGTCAGGGGCTGACGCTGGTGCCTTTGTCGATCTATTTCAATTCGGCTGGCCGCGCGAAGCTGGAGCTGGCGCTGGCGCGGGGCAAGAAGACCCACGACAAGCGCGAGACGATCAAGGAGCGCGACTGGAAGCGCGAGCAGGGGCGGTTGCTGCGCTCGCATGGCTGACCGCCAGGGTCTGTTCCAGCGGCTCGCGAAGAAAGCGATGCCGTCGCGTGACGAGGTGCTGGAAAGCCGCTGGCTGAAACCGTTCGGGGCCCGGGTCCGTCACTCGCAGCTCTGGCGCTTCACCCGCCGATCGGTCCCGCGCGGGGTCTTAGCCGGGCTGTTCATCGGCATCTTCCTGATGGTCCCCGGCGTCCAGATCGTCGGCGCGGCGCTGATGTGCGTGCCCCTGCGCGGCAATGTTCCCATCGCGGCAGCGATGACCTTCCTGTCGAACCCGGCGACCACTCCCTTCTTCATCGCCATGGCGATCCTGGTCGGCAACCGGCTCGGCTTTCATGCCGATCTTGCCACCTTCGACCGCCTGTTGCAGCAAGGCGCTGGTATTGCCGAATGGTCGCGCTGGCTGCTGTCCGACGCGGCGCCGGCGATGATCAGCGGGCTGTTCGTCATCGCCGCGGCCGTGGCGTTGGTCGGCTGGGCCCTGTCGATCGTCGTTTGGCGCTGGCGGGTCGCTTCCAAGTGGCGAAGAC
The Sphingomonas ginsengisoli An et al. 2013 genome window above contains:
- a CDS encoding lytic transglycosylase domain-containing protein, whose translation is MTRLAVALSGTLASAALASSAQYLVPVPSAPVVSPAAYSYAGDVNGAIQDWRRLSQSSGYAFVDYARFLIANPDWPGETSMRRAAERQMRPGEDAATVVAFFRTDQPTTGNGWTRLAESLATQGRATEALAAAREAWAGSNLTPTDENSLYQRFGSQFTTADMDRRVDRLLLERNTTNAQRLLPSTSPARQAAFAARIAMQLRSPDTETLYNHVIGQVTTDAGLMMERARYLKDAGWDPALRQLLARPHQFTTRPVDVEKWYELQLAAAQGAARDRQFTTAYNIARQVDDALPAGAQLALQSYGVRDDYTLLTWLAGVSALRGMNRPADAVPMFDRYSQGGRSLQVVSKGAYWAGRAAAQAGQYAQATSYFSRAAAYPELFYGQLALERLGRPVPVPGATFATPTALQRQSFQSRRLVRALQALNAGGYRQEAALFVRAVSESVHTDADRQLAIEFGNQIGRPDLAVWTARSARNDGSAFYNRQGYPTVEHAIADPSLWSLTHGIARQESSFDRSAVSGAGARGIMQLMPGTASEQAGKLGYGYDGGRLITDPAYNVMLGSAYFQRLVARWGGSYPLAIASYNAGSGNVAKWIAANGDPRRPGADVVSWIEDIPFSETRGYVQRVLENTVVYDRLNPQPSTPPRYLSTFLGKDRLG
- the dapA gene encoding 4-hydroxy-tetrahydrodipicolinate synthase; translated protein: MFSGSFPALVTPFTAGQFDEAAFRDLIEWQIAEGTHGLVACGTTGEAATLNFEEHRRVVELAIEVAAGRVPVIAGCGANDTAHAVKLTEMAAELGAAAALHVPPYYNRPNQDGIYLHLSRVAEVGIPVVLYNVPARTVTDISVETMGRLAQLPNVVGVKDATGAIARVSAQRAACGPDFVQISGNDDMALAFNAMGGRGCISVTANVAPKLCAEFQEATLRGDYAAALELQDRLFPLHAALFTDASPGPVKYALGKVRPGFPTELRAPMTPAGEASRKAVDAALAHAGLVPGA
- the smpB gene encoding SsrA-binding protein SmpB translates to MPKPLPPTFDKQTVVAENRRARYDYFVEDRFEAGIELKGTEVKALRNGEGSIAESYATMDGEEIVLINSHIPEYKNGSYMNHEPRRKRRLLLRKREIDKLNGAITRQGLTLVPLSIYFNSAGRAKLELALARGKKTHDKRETIKERDWKREQGRLLRSHG
- a CDS encoding DUF2062 domain-containing protein — encoded protein: MADRQGLFQRLAKKAMPSRDEVLESRWLKPFGARVRHSQLWRFTRRSVPRGVLAGLFIGIFLMVPGVQIVGAALMCVPLRGNVPIAAAMTFLSNPATTPFFIAMAILVGNRLGFHADLATFDRLLQQGAGIAEWSRWLLSDAAPAMISGLFVIAAAVALVGWALSIVVWRWRVASKWRRRQRSEVKF